The following coding sequences lie in one Halalkalicoccus subterraneus genomic window:
- a CDS encoding thiamine-phosphate synthase family protein: MKFVEEVVVEEFLPTFRSMLAEDLRDRGLTQSEVAGMLGISQSAVSKYAHGEVARNEAVLGDDRVEELIARVGEGLSTGDMSRVQALIEAEVLIRRLETRGDLMAGLHEKSMPELADHEGEFRIHDPESELRTTERVLSSVRQGLRALENASGFAGLIPNVGSNLVECVPEATTIDDVAGVPGRIFDVKGRATIPGDPEFGVSEHVANVLLTAREHGSDANAALNVRYDPSLSALLSDTGHTVVEFEGEEELDEAIAAALKSEPDATVLAQTGGFGIEPVIYVLGEDAPEVAEAITPLLR; this comes from the coding sequence ATGAAGTTCGTCGAGGAGGTCGTCGTCGAGGAGTTCCTGCCGACCTTCCGGTCGATGCTCGCCGAGGACCTCCGCGATCGGGGGTTGACCCAGAGCGAGGTCGCGGGGATGCTCGGTATCAGCCAGAGTGCCGTCTCGAAGTACGCCCACGGCGAGGTCGCCCGCAACGAGGCCGTCCTCGGGGACGACCGGGTCGAGGAACTCATCGCACGGGTCGGCGAGGGGCTCTCGACGGGCGACATGAGCCGGGTGCAGGCACTCATCGAGGCCGAAGTGCTGATCCGCCGGCTCGAAACCCGCGGGGATCTCATGGCGGGCCTCCACGAGAAGTCGATGCCCGAACTCGCCGACCACGAGGGCGAGTTCCGGATCCACGATCCCGAAAGCGAACTCCGGACCACCGAGCGAGTGCTCTCGTCGGTCCGACAGGGGCTCAGAGCCCTCGAGAACGCAAGCGGCTTTGCGGGGCTGATCCCCAACGTCGGGTCGAACCTCGTCGAGTGCGTCCCCGAGGCCACCACCATCGACGACGTCGCGGGCGTTCCGGGGCGGATCTTCGACGTGAAGGGGCGGGCGACCATCCCCGGCGATCCGGAGTTCGGCGTCAGCGAGCACGTCGCGAACGTCCTCCTCACGGCACGAGAACACGGGAGCGACGCGAACGCGGCGCTGAACGTGCGGTACGACCCCTCGTTGTCGGCGCTCCTCTCGGATACGGGCCACACCGTCGTCGAGTTCGAAGGCGAAGAGGAACTGGACGAGGCGATCGCCGCCGCGCTCAAATCGGAACCCGACGCGACAGTGCTCGCCCAGACCGGCGGGTTCGGGATCGAGCCCGTGATCTACGTCCTCGGCGAGGACGCCCCGGAGGTAGCCGAGGCGATCACACCCCTGCTCCGATGA
- a CDS encoding small multi-drug export protein, whose translation MTMRVASILRRRSPPWLVVGLLVIAIEPVSAARSATDLFVESGGPLGYALVFLFAAIPWFEIFLVIPVGIGLGMNAVAVAVFAFLGNALSVYAVIAFHGRVRAWWTRRRTEGEPRERAGGRARAIWDRYGLAGLALCSPMVTGVHLAALIALATGSEKRAVGAWLTASIALWTVILTAVSYYGFDFVAGL comes from the coding sequence GACGATGCGTGTCGCTTCGATCCTGAGACGTCGGTCCCCCCCATGGCTCGTCGTCGGACTGCTCGTGATCGCTATCGAACCCGTATCCGCCGCACGCTCGGCCACCGACCTGTTCGTCGAATCGGGCGGACCGCTGGGCTACGCGCTGGTCTTCCTGTTCGCCGCGATCCCGTGGTTCGAGATCTTCCTCGTGATCCCGGTCGGGATCGGCCTCGGGATGAACGCCGTCGCTGTCGCCGTCTTCGCCTTCCTCGGGAACGCCCTGTCGGTCTATGCGGTCATCGCCTTCCACGGCCGGGTGCGGGCCTGGTGGACGAGGCGCCGGACGGAGGGAGAGCCGCGCGAGCGGGCCGGAGGTCGGGCACGGGCCATCTGGGACCGCTACGGGCTGGCCGGGCTGGCGCTCTGCTCGCCGATGGTCACTGGGGTGCATCTCGCGGCGCTCATCGCGCTCGCGACCGGCTCCGAAAAACGGGCCGTCGGGGCGTGGCTGACAGCGAGCATCGCCCTCTGGACGGTGATCCTGACCGCCGTCTCCTACTACGGCTTCGACTTCGTCGCGGGACTGTGA
- a CDS encoding methyltransferase domain-containing protein codes for MSAADFYTRWADLYDHVSRGIPGIAGLRRRTAEALELELGDVVVEMGCGTGANLASLREEVGPEGTVIGVDVSGGVLDRAREHVAGEGWENVHLVRGDATAPPLQGANAVVATFVVGMFPDPEAVVEGWCEFVGSGGRVALLNAARSRRAYGPLINLPFRAFVYASTPGKRRFNDPTEELDRRVAVGHRTVGRRCERTVHTDGALGLVRLTAGTVL; via the coding sequence ATGAGTGCCGCCGACTTCTACACCCGGTGGGCCGACCTCTACGATCACGTTTCGCGAGGGATCCCCGGAATCGCCGGGTTGCGGAGACGAACGGCTGAGGCACTGGAGCTCGAACTCGGGGACGTAGTCGTGGAAATGGGCTGTGGGACCGGCGCGAACCTCGCCTCTCTCAGAGAGGAAGTCGGCCCCGAGGGAACGGTGATCGGCGTGGACGTCTCGGGGGGCGTGCTCGACCGGGCACGCGAGCACGTCGCCGGCGAGGGCTGGGAGAACGTTCACCTCGTGCGCGGGGACGCCACCGCTCCCCCCTTACAGGGGGCGAATGCGGTCGTCGCCACCTTCGTCGTGGGGATGTTCCCCGATCCCGAGGCAGTGGTCGAGGGCTGGTGTGAGTTCGTCGGGTCCGGCGGGCGGGTCGCACTGCTCAACGCCGCACGGAGTCGCCGGGCGTACGGCCCGCTGATCAACCTCCCCTTTCGGGCGTTCGTCTACGCCTCGACGCCGGGCAAGCGTCGGTTCAACGATCCCACCGAGGAACTCGACCGGCGGGTTGCAGTGGGGCACAGAACTGTTGGACGACGCTGTGAGCGGACGGTCCACACGGACGGCGCGCTCGGACTCGTTCGGCTGACCGCCGGGACGGTACTATAA
- a CDS encoding DsbA family oxidoreductase yields MSETTVQKERLTIYADYVCPFCYLGRKSLEQYQETREDPLELDWQPFDLRSDKRGPDGEIDHSVEDGKDEEYFEQAKENVRRLQEEYGVEMAQEITTAVDSLPAQAASLYVKERHPERWQEFDEAIYAALWTEGRDIGDREVLADLIENAGLDPEEVLEASEDDEMRERLDEHFAEARERGVTGVPTFAYDGYAARGAVPPEQLERLVEGE; encoded by the coding sequence ATGAGCGAAACCACGGTCCAGAAGGAGCGGCTCACGATCTACGCCGACTACGTCTGTCCGTTCTGTTACCTCGGTCGAAAGTCCCTCGAACAGTACCAGGAAACCCGCGAGGACCCTCTAGAACTCGACTGGCAGCCCTTCGACCTGCGAAGCGACAAACGGGGGCCGGACGGTGAGATCGATCACTCGGTAGAGGACGGAAAGGACGAGGAGTACTTCGAGCAGGCGAAGGAGAACGTCCGGCGGCTACAGGAGGAGTACGGCGTCGAGATGGCCCAGGAGATCACGACGGCGGTCGACTCGCTGCCCGCACAGGCCGCCTCGCTGTACGTCAAAGAGCGCCACCCCGAGCGCTGGCAGGAGTTCGACGAGGCGATCTACGCGGCCCTCTGGACGGAGGGCCGGGACATCGGGGATCGAGAGGTGCTCGCCGACCTGATCGAGAACGCGGGACTCGATCCCGAGGAGGTACTCGAAGCGAGCGAGGACGACGAGATGCGCGAACGCCTCGACGAGCACTTCGCTGAGGCCCGCGAGCGAGGCGTGACCGGCGTACCGACCTTCGCCTACGACGGGTACGCCGCCCGGGGTGCGGTACCGCCCGAGCAGCTCGAACGATTGGTCGAGGGGGAGTGA
- the pth2 gene encoding peptidyl-tRNA hydrolase Pth2 encodes MKQAIVARTDIGMGQGKLAAQVAHASLSAYEDTDKGARTDWKGGGQKKVVLKASGEKEIFELADRAEREGVPHAVIRDAGHTQLESGTITALAVGPAADDRVDRVTGHLSLF; translated from the coding sequence ATGAAACAGGCGATCGTCGCCCGCACGGACATCGGCATGGGACAGGGAAAACTCGCCGCACAGGTCGCCCACGCCTCGCTGTCGGCCTACGAGGACACCGACAAGGGCGCGCGCACGGACTGGAAGGGCGGCGGCCAGAAGAAGGTCGTGCTGAAGGCCTCGGGCGAAAAGGAGATCTTCGAGCTCGCGGACCGCGCGGAGCGCGAGGGTGTGCCTCACGCGGTGATACGGGACGCGGGCCACACCCAACTCGAATCGGGCACCATCACGGCGCTCGCGGTCGGGCCCGCCGCCGACGATCGGGTGGATCGCGTGACGGGCCACCTCTCGCTGTTCTGA
- the dcd gene encoding dCTP deaminase: MILSDADILRRLERGDLVIDPLDDPNLQIQPASVDLRLGREFLEFQRANIPCIHPGSEQEVSEYVSETVIDEGEEFVLHPGDFVLGTTKERVEIPPDLLANVEGRSSLGRLAIVVHATAGLCDPGYRGQITLELSNLGTAPVALTPGMRISQLVFTEMKNPAERPYGSGRGSKYQDQRGPQASRIQGDHEFGGDQRPAEGSEDESAPDGSAESGGKGR, from the coding sequence ATGATCCTCTCGGACGCCGATATCCTGCGTCGCCTCGAACGGGGCGATCTGGTGATCGATCCCCTCGACGACCCCAACCTGCAGATCCAGCCCGCGAGCGTCGATCTGCGACTCGGACGCGAGTTCCTGGAGTTCCAGCGCGCGAACATCCCCTGTATCCACCCGGGTAGCGAGCAGGAGGTCTCCGAATACGTCTCCGAAACCGTCATCGACGAGGGCGAGGAGTTCGTCCTTCATCCCGGCGACTTCGTCCTCGGCACCACGAAGGAGCGCGTCGAGATCCCCCCCGATCTGCTCGCCAACGTCGAGGGTCGCTCGTCGCTGGGTCGGCTCGCCATCGTGGTCCACGCCACCGCGGGGCTCTGTGATCCCGGGTATCGGGGCCAGATCACGCTCGAACTCTCGAACCTGGGGACCGCGCCCGTCGCGCTCACCCCCGGGATGCGGATCAGCCAGTTGGTGTTCACCGAGATGAAAAACCCCGCCGAGCGACCCTACGGGTCGGGACGCGGCTCGAAGTACCAGGACCAGCGCGGTCCACAGGCCTCGCGGATTCAAGGCGATCACGAGTTCGGCGGCGATCAGCGACCCGCCGAGGGCAGTGAGGACGAGTCCGCTCCGGACGGATCGGCCGAGTCGGGGGGGAAGGGACGATGA